One genomic segment of Alphaproteobacteria bacterium HT1-32 includes these proteins:
- a CDS encoding pyridoxal-phosphate dependent enzyme, protein MTVGALDSFPRVRMAHLPTPLEEAANLGADLGIDLWIKRDDCTGIGMGGNKVRQLEFYLGEAVSKGADTILITGAVQSNFVRTAAAMAARLGMESHLQLEERVPHDTPLYRMSGNVLLDHLLGATLHSFPEGENEAGADAKLEEIAADLRAKGRKPYVIHLGPGHAPLGALGYVDMARELLDQLAALRIDIGRIFVASGSAATHAGLLYGLRAFGSDIPVQGICVRRDASLQSSRVLARCGEIAGLIGGPDIVTESDIRLDDTALAPGYGQMNGATRDAIHRAASREGMFLDPTYTAKVMAGLISFSERLSKTSAQEAEKPWLFIHTGGQPALFAYGDQLTGDHK, encoded by the coding sequence ATGACAGTCGGGGCACTGGACAGCTTTCCCCGTGTGCGGATGGCGCATCTGCCGACACCGCTGGAGGAAGCAGCCAACCTTGGCGCGGATCTGGGTATTGACCTCTGGATCAAGCGTGATGACTGCACCGGGATTGGCATGGGAGGCAACAAGGTTCGCCAGCTTGAATTCTATCTTGGCGAGGCGGTATCGAAAGGTGCTGATACGATTCTGATAACCGGAGCGGTACAGTCGAACTTTGTCCGCACGGCAGCTGCGATGGCTGCCCGGCTCGGGATGGAAAGTCATCTCCAGCTTGAGGAGCGGGTGCCCCATGATACGCCGCTTTATCGCATGTCTGGCAACGTGCTGCTTGATCATCTGCTGGGGGCTACTCTCCACAGTTTTCCCGAAGGTGAAAACGAAGCGGGTGCAGATGCAAAGCTGGAAGAAATTGCGGCGGACTTACGGGCGAAGGGCCGCAAACCCTATGTCATTCATCTCGGCCCGGGGCATGCCCCGCTGGGGGCACTGGGTTATGTCGATATGGCGCGTGAATTGCTGGACCAGCTTGCGGCGCTCAGAATTGATATCGGACGGATATTTGTGGCATCCGGCAGTGCAGCAACCCATGCCGGACTGCTTTATGGTTTGCGGGCATTTGGATCAGATATCCCGGTTCAGGGGATTTGCGTCAGGCGTGATGCATCCTTGCAGTCGAGCCGGGTTCTGGCTCGCTGCGGTGAGATCGCCGGGCTGATCGGAGGACCGGATATCGTGACGGAAAGTGACATACGTCTCGACGATACCGCTCTTGCACCAGGCTATGGCCAGATGAACGGGGCGACGCGGGATGCCATTCACCGGGCTGCGTCACGGGAGGGAATGTTTCTCGACCCGACCTATACAGCCAAGGTTATGGCCGGCCTGATATCTTTTTCAGAACGACTCTCGAAGACATCAGCGCAGGAGGCGGAAAAACCGTGGCTGTTCATTCATACGGGCGGACAGCCGGCACTGTTCGCCTATGGCGATCAGCTTACCGGCGATCATAAATGA
- a CDS encoding oxidoreductase, producing MPTLFEAYKIGGLELPNRIVIAPMCQYSAVDGSMNDWHLAHLGTLAASKAGLLVFEATHVSPEGRITHGCAGLYSDENEAAMRRVVELCRTVSDIPLGVQIGHAGRKASTARPWQGRGALGPDDNPWQTVAPSALPANDGWHVPRELTATDLAAIRDAFVGSTLRALRIGFDLVELHAAHGYLMHQFLSPISNQRDDEWGGDAERRMRFPLEVAAAVREVWPRDRALGARITGTDWREDGLGPQDAITFAARLKDIGYDFVCVSSGGIGGVTQFAVEPGYQVHLAEAVRKGAGIPTRAVGMIIDPHHAQQIIAEGRADMVALARGFLDNPRWVWHAAESLGTDLELLPQYQRAGHKLWAGAAIARPAD from the coding sequence ATGCCAACCCTGTTTGAAGCCTACAAAATCGGTGGTCTTGAGCTGCCGAACCGAATCGTTATTGCACCGATGTGCCAGTATTCAGCTGTTGATGGCAGCATGAATGACTGGCATCTCGCGCATCTCGGTACATTGGCGGCGTCGAAAGCCGGTCTGCTGGTTTTCGAGGCAACGCATGTCAGTCCGGAAGGCCGGATTACACATGGCTGTGCGGGGCTTTATTCAGACGAAAATGAAGCGGCGATGCGGCGGGTGGTCGAACTTTGCCGGACTGTTTCCGATATTCCTCTGGGTGTTCAGATTGGCCATGCCGGACGCAAGGCTTCGACGGCGCGACCGTGGCAGGGGCGGGGTGCGCTTGGTCCGGATGACAATCCCTGGCAAACCGTGGCTCCTTCAGCCCTGCCGGCGAATGATGGCTGGCATGTGCCACGGGAACTGACAGCGACGGACCTCGCGGCGATCCGTGATGCATTTGTCGGGTCAACGCTTCGGGCGCTTCGCATTGGTTTTGATCTGGTCGAGCTGCATGCGGCGCATGGCTATCTGATGCATCAGTTTCTGTCGCCGATATCGAACCAGCGTGACGATGAATGGGGTGGAGATGCGGAGCGCCGGATGCGCTTTCCGCTGGAAGTTGCGGCGGCTGTCCGGGAGGTCTGGCCCCGGGACAGGGCGCTGGGGGCCCGGATCACCGGAACGGACTGGCGCGAGGATGGTCTGGGGCCACAGGATGCGATTACCTTTGCCGCACGGCTGAAGGATATCGGTTATGATTTCGTTTGTGTCAGTTCTGGCGGTATTGGTGGCGTGACCCAGTTCGCCGTGGAACCGGGCTATCAGGTTCATCTGGCAGAGGCGGTCCGGAAAGGCGCGGGAATACCAACCCGTGCTGTCGGCATGATTATCGACCCGCATCATGCGCAGCAGATCATTGCGGAAGGGCGGGCAGATATGGTGGCTCTGGCCCGCGGGTTCCTGGATAACCCTCGCTGGGTCTGGCATGCAGCCGAGTCGCTGGGCACTGATCTGGAACTCCTGCCGCAATATCAGCGTGCCGGGCATAAACTATGGGCGGGTGCAGCAATCGCCCGGCCTGCGGACTGA